From a single Beijerinckia sp. 28-YEA-48 genomic region:
- a CDS encoding ABC transporter substrate-binding protein produces MKAHFSYVSASALIGAAALAIGTLAAFPAAAQVKIGFQAPLTGPAATDGVSAKVASELAIERINAKGGILGQKAELVTYDDQAKTEDAVFTANKLIGQDGVKFAVSGSYSASGRAAAPIFQNAKVPFISAYGVHPDITRTGEYAFRTVHLGQPQGRAAAKFIGDTLGKKRISVISMDNDYGQATLEGFKSAVDTFGIKVLGEYSYPLRDRQFGSIVASVKRDNPEAVYITGYFFTGGPLVTQLRAAGITVPIIGSQAFDAQKLIEIAGPAVEGVYIVGGLNRDPSNEELKTYLADFQKRAGYPGENVGATVYSAIVLMADAINRAGTLDQAKVRDALANTKDFPHLAGKLVSFNPLREINMPMNVNIVKDGQFRHFTWIDDLKLLAPPTE; encoded by the coding sequence ATGAAAGCTCATTTTTCCTATGTTTCCGCTTCCGCCTTAATAGGCGCCGCAGCCCTGGCGATCGGTACGCTGGCGGCCTTTCCGGCAGCCGCTCAGGTTAAGATCGGTTTCCAGGCTCCCCTGACGGGTCCGGCCGCCACCGATGGCGTCTCCGCCAAAGTGGCCTCCGAGCTGGCGATCGAGCGCATCAACGCCAAGGGCGGCATTCTCGGCCAGAAGGCCGAGCTGGTGACCTATGACGATCAGGCCAAGACCGAAGACGCGGTCTTCACGGCCAATAAGCTGATCGGCCAGGACGGCGTGAAATTCGCCGTGTCGGGCAGCTATTCCGCCTCCGGCCGCGCCGCCGCGCCGATCTTCCAGAACGCCAAAGTGCCGTTCATCTCCGCTTATGGCGTGCATCCCGATATCACGCGCACCGGCGAATATGCCTTCCGCACCGTCCATCTTGGCCAGCCGCAGGGCCGCGCCGCCGCCAAATTCATCGGCGACACCCTCGGCAAGAAGCGGATTTCCGTCATCTCGATGGACAACGACTATGGCCAGGCGACGCTCGAAGGTTTCAAAAGCGCGGTCGATACGTTCGGCATAAAAGTTCTCGGTGAATATTCTTACCCGCTGCGCGACCGGCAGTTCGGTTCGATCGTCGCCAGCGTCAAGCGCGACAATCCGGAAGCGGTCTATATCACCGGCTATTTCTTCACTGGCGGTCCGCTGGTGACGCAGCTCCGCGCCGCCGGCATCACCGTGCCGATCATCGGCTCGCAGGCCTTCGATGCGCAAAAGCTCATCGAAATCGCCGGTCCTGCGGTGGAAGGCGTCTATATCGTCGGCGGCCTCAACCGCGACCCGTCGAACGAAGAGCTGAAGACCTATCTGGCCGATTTCCAGAAGCGCGCCGGCTATCCTGGTGAAAATGTCGGCGCGACCGTCTATTCGGCGATCGTTCTGATGGCTGACGCCATCAACCGTGCCGGTACGCTGGATCAGGCCAAGGTGCGCGACGCGCTCGCGAACACGAAGGACTTCCCGCATCTTGCTGGCAAACTGGTCAGCTTCAATCCGCTGCGCGAAATCAACATGCCGATGAACGTCAATATTGTGAAGGACGGGCAGTTCCGCCACTTCACCTGGATCGATGATCTGAAACTGCTCGCGCCGCCGACCGAATAA
- a CDS encoding LysR family transcriptional regulator: MTDIRFSYTILPREGLKFMDFRQVQYFTAAVEQRSMSAAAAACQVTQPTLSTQIRQLEIELNDVLFGRTPIGLRPTKSAQRLYRKVSPLLDAAMHGLHYVRAAETAPIRTLRVQIPYSAASLLMRACRQAGQALAVKAPQIRTTYFPSEIGPAPRDELIQIDHDIDLAGDGTAISDQWLLISIGGPAQDRRAQPRVETLDGDINLPALPLRVREALKKWPIGGEYVFHHHAEDADELIAVLLAQNSGRILAPRLAINPRILQHPRLLVRDVTKVLPPLRLTITCDDQGRPEQRAYCAVLKAQIVKAKRNPEETSETQAPPETRQLRYFLRAFEEGSMTRVAAKLNVVQPAVSMQIRTLEQSLGGTLFTRTSQGIHPTALAYTVREIYAPILEALRQEGRNPTAKPLRARTTLRVGVLPGLDEDSLLVRAMTATILQWQKAFANVELKIVESHSGVLLDWLAENVVDIAIVEDLHTHTALKETVLFAEPLSILTAAGQSICPTGPIKMADIGKLDLVLPSQRHGLRALLDRKFADAGLPLVPKLELDSMAAAIRLVKSGGWATAMPASAVRRSLETQVLEAHAIVRPSILRQLRAVRLSRHQNRPWEGKFSDLLRAQLAQLTSV; this comes from the coding sequence ATGACGGATATCAGATTTTCCTATACCATCCTTCCGCGCGAAGGGTTGAAATTCATGGATTTTCGGCAGGTACAGTATTTCACGGCGGCGGTTGAGCAGCGCAGCATGAGCGCCGCGGCCGCAGCCTGCCAGGTGACGCAGCCGACTTTGAGCACGCAGATCCGTCAGCTTGAGATCGAATTGAACGATGTGCTCTTCGGGCGCACGCCGATTGGCCTGCGGCCGACCAAATCGGCGCAGCGTCTGTATCGAAAAGTATCGCCGCTGCTCGATGCCGCCATGCACGGCCTCCATTATGTTCGCGCCGCCGAGACCGCGCCGATCAGGACGCTGCGCGTTCAAATTCCCTATTCGGCGGCGAGCTTATTGATGCGGGCCTGCCGCCAAGCCGGCCAAGCCCTCGCGGTCAAAGCCCCGCAGATCAGAACCACTTATTTCCCCTCGGAGATCGGCCCCGCGCCGCGCGACGAGCTGATACAGATCGATCACGATATAGATCTCGCAGGAGACGGCACCGCGATCTCCGACCAATGGCTGCTGATCAGCATAGGCGGACCGGCGCAGGATCGCCGCGCGCAGCCGCGCGTCGAGACCCTGGATGGAGACATTAATCTTCCCGCCCTGCCACTCAGGGTGCGCGAAGCCTTGAAGAAATGGCCCATCGGCGGCGAATATGTTTTTCATCACCATGCCGAGGATGCGGATGAATTGATCGCCGTTCTGCTGGCACAAAACAGCGGACGGATTCTTGCGCCGCGCCTGGCGATCAATCCACGAATTCTGCAACATCCCCGGTTGCTCGTGCGCGATGTCACGAAAGTGCTTCCGCCGCTGCGCCTCACGATCACCTGCGATGATCAGGGCCGCCCCGAGCAGCGCGCCTATTGCGCGGTGTTGAAAGCGCAAATCGTCAAAGCCAAGCGAAACCCTGAAGAAACAAGTGAAACCCAGGCGCCTCCCGAGACGCGGCAATTGCGCTATTTCCTGCGTGCTTTCGAGGAGGGGTCCATGACCCGGGTCGCGGCAAAACTCAATGTCGTTCAACCGGCCGTCAGCATGCAGATCCGGACGCTGGAACAGAGCCTTGGCGGCACCCTTTTCACGCGCACGTCGCAAGGCATTCACCCAACGGCGCTCGCCTATACAGTGCGTGAGATCTACGCGCCGATCCTGGAAGCGCTGCGCCAGGAAGGACGCAACCCCACGGCAAAACCGCTGCGCGCACGCACCACCCTGCGCGTCGGTGTTCTGCCGGGACTAGACGAGGACAGTCTTCTTGTTCGCGCGATGACCGCCACGATCCTGCAATGGCAGAAGGCCTTTGCGAACGTCGAACTCAAGATCGTTGAATCGCACAGCGGCGTCCTGCTGGACTGGCTGGCCGAAAACGTGGTCGACATCGCCATCGTCGAGGATCTGCACACCCATACCGCGCTCAAGGAAACGGTGTTGTTTGCCGAACCGCTCTCGATTCTGACCGCAGCCGGACAATCGATTTGCCCGACAGGGCCCATCAAAATGGCCGACATCGGCAAGCTCGATCTTGTTTTGCCATCGCAGCGCCATGGCCTGCGCGCACTTCTGGATCGCAAATTCGCCGACGCCGGCCTGCCGCTCGTGCCGAAACTGGAGCTTGATTCCATGGCCGCCGCCATCCGCCTGGTGAAATCAGGCGGCTGGGCCACGGCCATGCCCGCATCGGCGGTGCGGCGCAGTCTCGAAACTCAGGTCCTTGAAGCCCACGCGATCGTGCGCCCCTCGATCCTCCGCCAGCTGCGTGCGGTCCGACTTTCTCGCCACCAGAATCGTCCGTGGGAAGGCAAGTTCAGCGATCTTCTGCGGGCGCAGCTGGCGCAGTTGACGAGCGTTTAG
- a CDS encoding WGR domain-containing protein, with the protein MSNDLDFSIHLRRIDHSRNMARFYSISLQPTLFSSASVVRQWGRIGTIGRRRIDLYDTTQEANLELTKLLRQKCRRGYVEVGGRFRASPTFSHPPRPGAILPDTAGASEFTIHNSVQVRAKGRRTSSPPRTR; encoded by the coding sequence ATGTCCAACGATCTCGATTTTTCCATCCATCTTCGTCGCATAGACCATAGCCGCAACATGGCGCGCTTCTATTCGATCTCGCTGCAGCCCACCCTTTTCAGTTCGGCTTCGGTCGTTCGACAGTGGGGGCGAATTGGAACAATCGGACGACGTCGTATCGATCTCTATGACACGACGCAGGAAGCGAATCTGGAGCTGACGAAACTCCTGCGCCAAAAATGCCGCCGCGGTTACGTCGAGGTAGGCGGTCGCTTTCGAGCCTCGCCCACATTTTCGCATCCTCCTCGGCCCGGAGCGATCCTTCCCGACACTGCCGGAGCGAGCGAATTCACCATCCATAACTCCGTTCAAGTGCGCGCCAAGGGCCGCCGTACATCCTCGCCACCCAGAACGAGATGA
- a CDS encoding ATP-binding protein yields the protein MLAAVGTLAIIQRHTLAAELEQESIILHRLASQRADQHDAHLTALSAIAVAAEEKGHDLFLDVAATISRFYPRIDEVQLVPLDPSGQTVGTEPLDPVAAELVRSAAKASDGRIALLPHPRRTHHYIMVKRSPNSDAARYGLMLGIDAEKLLGEAEPFWSRPGVVLSLSLPDGHPLIGQVGTPATVRFSKALGSASQPLPFETGMKIGLADLYPPVQTGLVLIAVCVAYFAALLALRQRARTRAAIEQARLSALDSRLAHASRVNALGEMASGLTHELTQPLTAILAQAQAGRRILGRGDITALVPVLDDTVAQARRASAILERFRNWSRPQTAPASAFDLRETLSNVRALLAPQAAAHGARLEFDIPREPVSVIANPVEMEQVVFNLVRNAIEAASDGDDAGHVAVTLRQDERQTVLEVIDNGPGVSEALRPRLFTPFMTTRVEGTGLGLALSQRLVERTGGEIALINDGPGATFQVVLPRKESAKEVRQ from the coding sequence TTGCTTGCTGCTGTCGGCACGCTTGCGATCATTCAGCGCCATACGCTGGCTGCCGAACTGGAGCAGGAAAGCATCATTCTGCATCGGCTCGCGTCCCAACGCGCCGACCAGCACGATGCGCACCTGACGGCATTGTCCGCAATTGCGGTCGCCGCGGAAGAAAAAGGACACGACCTGTTTCTTGATGTTGCCGCAACGATTTCGCGCTTTTATCCGCGCATCGATGAAGTGCAGCTCGTTCCTCTCGATCCCTCAGGACAAACAGTCGGTACGGAACCACTCGATCCGGTTGCCGCGGAGCTTGTCCGTTCGGCCGCCAAAGCCTCCGATGGGCGGATCGCCCTATTGCCGCATCCCCGGCGGACGCATCATTACATTATGGTCAAGCGCAGTCCCAATTCGGATGCAGCGCGTTACGGGTTGATGCTGGGTATTGATGCGGAAAAGCTGCTTGGCGAAGCGGAACCGTTCTGGTCGCGCCCTGGCGTCGTGCTTAGCCTGTCGTTGCCAGATGGCCATCCGCTTATTGGCCAAGTTGGGACGCCCGCGACAGTTCGCTTTTCAAAGGCGCTCGGCAGTGCGTCCCAGCCGTTGCCCTTTGAAACCGGAATGAAAATCGGACTTGCCGACCTCTATCCTCCCGTGCAGACAGGCTTGGTACTCATCGCTGTCTGCGTGGCCTATTTTGCTGCGCTCTTGGCCCTGCGCCAGCGAGCGCGTACCCGTGCGGCGATAGAGCAGGCACGGCTCAGCGCATTGGATTCGCGCCTCGCTCATGCTTCGCGTGTCAATGCCTTGGGCGAAATGGCAAGCGGCCTCACGCATGAGTTGACGCAGCCGCTAACCGCCATCCTTGCACAGGCGCAGGCCGGACGACGGATACTCGGCCGGGGAGATATAACGGCGTTGGTTCCAGTGCTGGACGACACTGTGGCCCAGGCACGCCGGGCATCCGCGATCCTGGAGCGGTTTCGCAACTGGTCGCGCCCGCAGACGGCACCGGCATCGGCGTTCGATCTACGTGAGACCCTGAGCAATGTACGCGCGCTGCTGGCGCCGCAAGCGGCCGCGCACGGTGCGCGGCTTGAGTTCGATATTCCGAGGGAGCCTGTTTCCGTGATCGCCAATCCCGTCGAGATGGAACAGGTGGTGTTCAACCTCGTGCGTAATGCCATCGAGGCGGCGAGCGATGGGGACGATGCGGGTCATGTCGCAGTTACTCTGCGGCAGGATGAGCGACAAACCGTACTTGAGGTTATCGACAACGGCCCCGGCGTATCCGAGGCGTTGCGGCCACGTCTCTTCACGCCATTCATGACGACCCGCGTCGAGGGCACCGGCCTTGGCCTGGCGCTGAGCCAGCGTCTGGTGGAACGCACCGGCGGAGAAATCGCGCTGATCAACGATGGGCCCGGCGCCACCTTCCAGGTCGTGCTGCCGCGCAAGGAGAGTGCCAAGGAGGTACGACAATGA
- a CDS encoding response regulator transcription factor — protein MSRPVYLVDDDEAVRRALGLLLSTVGIETISFGDPQAFLAQVPKLKPGCLILDIRMPAISGLKLQEQLTACGIDWPAIVISGHGDIEACRRAFRNGAVDFLSKPIDEQDLIDAIQKGQGALERILSRRAEKAETLALLSALTPREREVLDRIAEGFTTRQIAEGLGLSPRTVESHRAAIGAKLGTTSQAEITRFWLEGRENP, from the coding sequence ATGAGCCGCCCGGTTTATCTGGTCGATGACGACGAGGCGGTGCGTCGGGCCCTCGGCTTGCTTCTGTCCACCGTCGGGATCGAAACCATCAGCTTCGGCGACCCGCAAGCGTTTCTAGCCCAAGTTCCAAAGCTGAAGCCCGGCTGCCTGATCCTCGACATTCGCATGCCCGCGATTTCCGGGCTAAAGCTGCAGGAGCAGCTCACTGCATGCGGCATCGATTGGCCGGCCATCGTGATTTCTGGCCATGGTGACATCGAAGCCTGTCGCCGCGCGTTTCGCAACGGTGCGGTCGACTTTCTGTCCAAGCCGATCGACGAGCAGGACTTGATCGACGCGATCCAGAAGGGGCAAGGCGCGCTGGAGCGTATACTCAGCCGCCGCGCCGAGAAGGCGGAGACGCTGGCATTGCTCTCAGCGTTGACACCGCGTGAACGCGAGGTCCTCGATCGGATCGCCGAAGGTTTTACGACGCGCCAGATCGCCGAGGGCCTCGGCCTGTCGCCGCGCACGGTAGAAAGCCATCGCGCCGCCATCGGCGCCAAGCTCGGCACGACCTCGCAGGCGGAGATAACGCGCTTTTGGCTCGAGGGGCGCGAAAATCCGTAG
- a CDS encoding heme-binding protein: MIRNLVLAITFLAPLAATAQELPTAPYLPLDLATKAADAALKACVSQGHNVSVAVVARDGSTKVLLKADNSGPHTATSAQGKAFTSAAMGRDTAGLAEFIATKPANAGLRDMDARMVIQAGGLPLKLGKALVAGIGVGGAPSGDIDAGCAAAGLKAIDAAQ, translated from the coding sequence ATGATCCGCAACCTCGTACTGGCAATCACGTTTCTTGCTCCGCTTGCTGCCACCGCGCAGGAACTGCCGACCGCGCCTTACCTGCCGCTCGACCTCGCGACCAAGGCCGCGGATGCTGCGCTGAAGGCCTGTGTCTCCCAGGGCCACAATGTCAGCGTCGCCGTCGTGGCGCGCGACGGCTCGACCAAAGTGCTGCTGAAGGCCGATAATTCCGGTCCGCATACGGCGACGAGCGCGCAGGGCAAGGCTTTCACCTCCGCCGCCATGGGTCGTGACACGGCCGGTCTTGCCGAGTTCATTGCCACGAAGCCAGCCAACGCGGGCCTGCGCGACATGGATGCGCGCATGGTCATTCAGGCTGGCGGTCTGCCGCTTAAGCTCGGCAAGGCTCTGGTCGCCGGCATTGGCGTTGGCGGCGCACCGTCCGGTGACATAGATGCCGGTTGCGCTGCCGCCGGTCTGAAGGCGATCGACGCGGCTCAGTAA
- a CDS encoding tripartite tricarboxylate transporter substrate binding protein yields the protein MFESAKPLLRLALPALMALPVFYASQAVAQAYPDKPIKLVVPFAAGGTTDALGRIFAQAFSQSIGQSVVVENRPGAGSAFGIDIVAKSPADGYTLLWGSADGLAVLPAIRTNLPYNAEKDLTPITLFAAAPFVYALHPSIPAKSVADFVRYAKANPGKINYGSPGVGSVAHLATALLETRIGIKLTHVPYKGGSQAISDLISGQIEMTTTSPTVILPFVQAGSISAIAQTGQMRSPLLPNVPTMVEAGYGDFVVGSWFGLLGPANLPDGVTKALKETSERIKANPELQTQFKQVGADLMDARSIDFKAFIKDNIKMWKDVVSKAGIQVQTE from the coding sequence GTGTTCGAAAGCGCGAAACCGCTCTTGAGATTGGCGCTTCCCGCTCTTATGGCGCTGCCGGTCTTCTATGCATCGCAGGCCGTTGCGCAGGCGTATCCAGATAAACCCATCAAACTGGTGGTTCCTTTCGCCGCGGGTGGAACGACCGATGCGTTGGGGCGCATATTCGCGCAGGCCTTCTCTCAATCCATTGGCCAATCCGTTGTTGTCGAGAATCGCCCCGGTGCGGGATCGGCATTCGGCATCGATATCGTCGCTAAATCGCCGGCCGATGGATACACTCTCCTATGGGGCTCAGCCGACGGATTGGCGGTGTTGCCAGCCATTCGAACGAACCTTCCCTACAATGCCGAAAAAGACCTTACGCCGATCACGCTCTTTGCTGCCGCTCCTTTTGTCTACGCGCTTCATCCGAGCATCCCGGCCAAAAGCGTCGCGGATTTCGTTCGTTATGCGAAAGCCAATCCGGGCAAGATCAACTATGGGTCGCCAGGTGTTGGGTCGGTCGCGCATCTGGCAACGGCGCTTCTGGAGACTCGCATTGGCATCAAACTGACGCACGTGCCTTACAAAGGCGGCTCGCAGGCCATCAGCGATCTGATTTCCGGCCAGATTGAGATGACGACCACCTCGCCCACTGTCATTCTGCCGTTCGTCCAGGCGGGATCGATTTCCGCCATTGCGCAAACGGGGCAAATGAGATCGCCTTTGCTGCCGAATGTGCCGACAATGGTCGAAGCCGGCTACGGCGATTTTGTGGTGGGGAGCTGGTTTGGCCTCCTCGGGCCGGCCAATTTGCCCGATGGCGTCACAAAAGCGTTGAAAGAGACCAGCGAGCGCATCAAGGCAAACCCGGAGCTGCAGACGCAGTTCAAACAGGTGGGCGCCGATTTGATGGATGCGCGATCCATCGATTTCAAGGCATTTATCAAAGACAACATCAAAATGTGGAAGGATGTTGTTTCAAAAGCTGGTATTCAGGTCCAAACGGAGTAG
- a CDS encoding FAD-dependent oxidoreductase, translating into MERTPVLIIGSGPVGLCLAIDLAYRDIPSVIVERTDGAVKHPKAGSLSNRTMEFCRRWGIAEDIRQCGFPRDYGLSMVFCTSIVGHNLGTHVYPSMDADVMPPQSPEKKQRSPQLFFDPILASWARKSGKVTFLYRTEYRALQQDENGVKVSVRDLASDRDFTIEADYLVGCDGAASGVREALGIELQGRKALDYSVAVLVRIPGLRQAHAKGDAERYIFVGPAGTWGNLTAVNGSDLWRLTVLGAQDHIDMGSFDPAGWMRKALGSDDIPFEIIDTMPWRRASLVAESYGEGRVFIAGDSAHTMSPTGGFGFNTGAGDAIDLSWKLEAALRGWAGEHLLSSYSLERQPVGTRNAGVATQNYFHLTSAANCRNILDENAQGQSTRDRIGAEITTATMTEWETIGVNLGYRYENSSICIPDGTPMPADDASAYVQTARPGHRAPHAWLTDGSSIIDAFGAGFVLLRFPGSENPIALVEAAKARNVPLRVVDVGEEHVAALYERKYVLVRPDGHVAWRSDSLPSNGIEVIDRIRGASGRAV; encoded by the coding sequence ATGGAGAGGACACCTGTTTTGATCATCGGCTCGGGGCCGGTGGGGCTTTGCCTGGCGATTGATCTTGCCTATCGCGACATCCCCTCCGTTATCGTCGAACGGACGGATGGTGCTGTGAAGCATCCCAAGGCGGGGTCGCTCTCCAACCGCACCATGGAATTCTGCCGGCGCTGGGGAATCGCCGAAGACATCCGGCAATGTGGGTTTCCACGCGATTACGGCCTCAGCATGGTGTTCTGCACGTCGATCGTCGGCCACAATCTGGGGACGCACGTCTATCCCAGCATGGATGCGGACGTGATGCCGCCGCAGTCGCCGGAGAAGAAACAGCGGTCGCCGCAATTGTTCTTCGATCCGATTTTGGCGTCCTGGGCGAGAAAAAGCGGCAAGGTAACTTTTCTCTACCGCACTGAATATCGAGCTCTGCAGCAGGACGAGAACGGCGTGAAGGTGTCGGTCAGGGACCTGGCTTCTGATCGCGATTTTACGATCGAAGCTGATTATCTGGTCGGTTGCGATGGCGCTGCGAGCGGCGTGCGGGAGGCCCTCGGCATCGAACTGCAAGGTCGTAAAGCGCTCGACTATTCGGTCGCCGTATTGGTCCGGATCCCAGGACTGCGGCAGGCCCACGCGAAGGGTGATGCCGAGCGATACATTTTTGTGGGGCCAGCGGGAACGTGGGGCAATTTAACAGCAGTCAATGGCAGCGATCTTTGGCGTCTGACTGTACTTGGAGCGCAGGATCATATCGACATGGGCAGCTTCGACCCTGCCGGCTGGATGCGCAAGGCGCTCGGCTCCGACGATATTCCATTTGAGATTATCGATACCATGCCGTGGCGACGGGCAAGCCTTGTGGCGGAGTCTTACGGGGAGGGCCGTGTTTTCATCGCGGGCGATTCCGCGCACACGATGTCGCCGACCGGCGGTTTCGGCTTTAATACGGGCGCTGGCGATGCGATCGACCTCTCCTGGAAGCTCGAAGCGGCGCTTCGCGGCTGGGCTGGTGAGCATCTTCTGTCGAGCTACAGCCTGGAACGTCAGCCGGTCGGCACGCGCAATGCCGGCGTTGCGACCCAGAACTATTTTCATCTCACCTCCGCAGCGAATTGCCGGAACATTCTCGATGAGAACGCGCAGGGTCAAAGCACCAGAGATCGAATTGGCGCGGAGATCACCACCGCCACGATGACGGAATGGGAAACCATCGGTGTTAATCTCGGCTATCGATATGAGAATTCATCGATCTGCATTCCCGACGGAACACCTATGCCTGCGGATGACGCGTCGGCCTATGTGCAAACCGCGCGGCCCGGGCATAGGGCGCCCCATGCCTGGCTGACGGATGGGTCGTCGATCATCGATGCCTTCGGGGCTGGCTTCGTTCTTCTCAGATTTCCGGGAAGCGAGAACCCAATCGCGTTGGTTGAGGCCGCAAAAGCGCGAAATGTTCCGCTGCGCGTCGTTGACGTTGGCGAAGAGCATGTCGCTGCTCTCTACGAGAGAAAATATGTTCTTGTTCGCCCCGACGGGCACGTGGCTTGGCGATCCGACAGTCTTCCGTCCAACGGGATCGAAGTCATCGATCGCATCAGGGGCGCGTCGGGCAGGGCGGTCTGA
- a CDS encoding LysR family transcriptional regulator, whose translation MSKAPAKAGLSLVRIRSFMVVAEEMQFRRASKRLGLTQPAISAHLQELEEFLGVSLLRRTTRQVELTAEGKRFLVHATRAVDHLDVGVHEMRDYGSLQRGRLVIAAVPSITSKVLPFALEAYGAQYPSVHVEVMEMMASEIERAVQDGEADMGFMPKPAGRMSLAFSPLIMDRFAVVVPQSHPLSRRRTVTLQDISGQPLITMKRGSNIRDSVEAAFIRRRRKFVARFTVAQPETALAMVSANLGVTVLPTIYLNGDLPVAVVAIEPAIPREVGVVRRKGGPLSRTAAEFIKLTEKIVRNRRLIG comes from the coding sequence ATGTCCAAAGCGCCTGCCAAAGCCGGCCTCAGTCTTGTGCGCATCCGCAGCTTCATGGTCGTGGCGGAGGAGATGCAGTTCAGACGGGCGTCCAAGCGCCTGGGGCTGACGCAGCCCGCCATTAGCGCACATCTGCAGGAGCTTGAGGAATTCCTGGGCGTATCCCTGCTTCGCCGCACCACCCGGCAGGTCGAACTGACGGCGGAGGGAAAGCGGTTTCTCGTTCACGCAACCCGTGCCGTAGATCATCTCGACGTGGGCGTGCATGAAATGCGCGACTACGGCTCTCTCCAACGGGGGCGCCTCGTGATCGCCGCCGTCCCCTCGATCACCAGCAAAGTACTGCCGTTTGCGCTCGAAGCCTATGGCGCACAATACCCCAGCGTCCACGTCGAGGTCATGGAGATGATGGCCAGCGAAATCGAACGGGCTGTTCAAGACGGCGAAGCGGACATGGGCTTCATGCCCAAACCCGCGGGCCGGATGAGCCTGGCTTTCTCACCCCTGATCATGGACCGCTTCGCCGTGGTCGTTCCACAGTCGCACCCCCTGTCGAGACGCAGGACAGTGACGCTTCAGGACATTTCCGGCCAACCTCTGATTACGATGAAAAGAGGCTCGAACATTCGCGACAGTGTCGAAGCAGCATTCATCCGTCGCCGGCGGAAATTCGTGGCCCGTTTTACGGTCGCGCAGCCCGAAACCGCATTGGCGATGGTATCGGCCAATCTCGGCGTCACCGTTCTGCCGACCATCTATCTAAACGGCGATCTGCCGGTCGCCGTCGTCGCGATCGAACCGGCCATTCCGCGGGAAGTCGGGGTCGTCCGGCGCAAGGGTGGCCCTCTGTCGCGCACTGCGGCGGAATTTATCAAGCTCACCGAAAAGATCGTCAGAAACCGTAGATTGATCGGATAG
- a CDS encoding MarR family transcriptional regulator yields the protein MSAPRTSFPAADLIAPHVNTLSKYLTRAAVNQARSNFELGQVEWQVVTLLGVFQPISIRELTFHALLDAAQVSRAVAALAKRGLVSRRQSPEDRREAKLTLTAAGRSLHADLTVAAVERNNTLLEGFSAKETRALIEKLDILIERAKVLADESKG from the coding sequence ATGAGCGCCCCCCGAACTTCTTTTCCCGCGGCCGATCTGATTGCGCCGCATGTCAATACCCTGTCCAAATATCTGACTCGCGCGGCGGTGAACCAAGCGCGGAGCAACTTTGAGCTCGGGCAGGTGGAGTGGCAGGTCGTCACCTTGCTCGGCGTGTTTCAGCCGATCTCGATCCGCGAATTGACCTTTCACGCTTTGCTTGACGCGGCCCAGGTCAGCCGCGCTGTCGCGGCGCTGGCCAAGCGCGGCCTTGTCTCGCGCCGTCAAAGCCCGGAGGATCGCCGCGAGGCCAAATTGACCCTGACGGCGGCCGGCCGTTCGCTGCACGCCGATCTGACGGTGGCGGCGGTCGAGCGCAACAATACGTTGCTGGAAGGTTTTTCCGCCAAGGAAACGCGCGCCCTGATCGAGAAGCTCGATATTTTGATCGAGCGTGCCAAAGTTCTGGCCGACGAAAGTAAAGGTTAG